One segment of Cydia amplana chromosome 16, ilCydAmpl1.1, whole genome shotgun sequence DNA contains the following:
- the LOC134655527 gene encoding nucleolar protein 8, producing MSQTRLFVGNLPNTFEQNELRSAFSKFAEVTNLDIKSKPATENEGSKFAFVTISGANNEIEACIRHFCNADFNGSKLYVTRARESFLERLQRERQENEQKEAEKQSNKEPSKEHPVIKLGEGLNPRKRKIDIKQNEIQPTRNNKEHHIDEAKVNIHKPPVHGAFNKQQAVSAEDKKKLESSKKRMASMLKKRQEFKSKQQIIKTGLIDIDKKPNQKLKFSDTEDDQQEFAKHPGQKKQAKKNTLFDDDESDGEVNFEIKKQYEGKKGQKVLDLQSRYKSDKRFVLDERFIEENHTEDEAEELGGDRDPSEPVDEKIKQIKILEDVLGVAIKTHANKPDKDKKTKPNMGMIRFDPMNPEHAKFVVPMEEVKQESKKHKNKLKATSEPAPLQPEVPKVEVSKEQFYKSEITKEAFEQPAEGFSLRSLFNRDDDAGEDDTVPQGITEQDSYTPVQPQKQKKVKNPLDPGEKNPFVYDSSESEAEDEDPENNTNTGKDVPPLTEVKAVWKENLFFSKDDIRLKDGLAFFNNVGLQDAPKERRELKSVMKKRIYNTARKNQMFKKKIGGRKKSMKKSYKKKS from the exons ATGTCCCAAACAAGACTTTTCGTCGGAAATCTTCCTAACACTTTTGAACAAAACGAGCTGCGCTCTGCCTTCTCTAAATTTGCAGAAGTAACCAACTTAGATATTAAATCTAAACCTGCAACAGAAAATGAAGGATCTAAATTTGCATTCGTTACAATATCCGGCGCTAATAATGAAATTGAAGCTT GTATCAGACACTTCTGTAATGCAGATTTTAACGGCAGCAAGCTTTATGTAACCAGAGCTAGAGAGAGCTTCCTTGAACGATTGCAAAGGGAAAGACAAGAAAATGAGCAGAAAGAGGcagaaaag CAGAGCAACAAGGAACCATCAAAAGAACATCCTGTTATTAAATTAGGCGAAGGATTAAACCCAAGAAAACggaaaattgatattaaacaaAATGAAATCCAGCCAACTAGAAATAACAAGGAACACCATATAGATGAAGCTAAAGTTAACATCCATAAACCTCCTGTTCATGGAGCATTTAATAAACAGCAAGCTGTATCTGCAGAAGATAAAAAGAAACTAGAATCAAGCAAGAAGAGAATGGCATCCATGTTGAAAAAACGACAAGAATTTAAAAGTAAACAACAAATAATCAAAACGGGATTGATTGACATT GATAAGAAACCCaatcaaaaactaaaattttctgACACAGAGGATGATCAACAAGAATTTGCCAAACACCCTggacaaaaaaaacaagcaaagaaAAATACGCTTTTTGATGACGATGAGAGTGATGGAGAAGttaactttgaaataaaaaagcagTATGAAGGCAAGAAAGGACAGAAG GTTTTAGATTTACAATCGAGGTACAAATCTGACAAACGCTTTGTCTTAGATGAAAGGTTCATTGAAGAAAACCATACGGAGGATGAAGCTGAGGAACTCGGCGGAGATAGGGATCCAAGTGAACCTGTTGATGAAAAGATAAAGCAGATTAAGATATTGGAGGATGTTCTTGGTGTAGCAATCAAAACACATGCAAATAAACCTGACAAAGACAAGAAAACTAA GCCAAATATGGGAATGATAAGATTTGATCCAATGAATCCCGAACATGCCAAATTTGTGGTTCCCATGGAAGAGGTAAAACAGGAATCCaaaaagcataaaaataaattaaaagcgaCCTCGGAACCAGCTCCACTGCAGCCAGAAGTCCCAAAAGTAGAGGTTTCAAAGGAGCAGTTTTACAAAAGTGAAATAACTAAGGAAGCTTTTGAGCAGCCTGCTGAAGGGTTCAGCCTTAGAAGCCttttcaatagggatgatgatgCAGGAGAGGATGACACTGTTCCTCAAG gTATAACGGAGCAAGATAGCTACACACCCGTACAACCtcaaaagcaaaaaaaagtgAAAAATCCATTGGATCCTGGTGAAAAAAATCCTTTTGTTTATGATTCATCTGAATCTGAAGCGGAGGATGAAGATCCCGAGAACAATACCAATACAGGAAAAGATGTACCACCACTTACAGAAGTCAAGGCAGTGTGGAAAGAGAACTTATTTTTTTCCAAAGACGACATTCGTCTgaaag ACGGTTTGGCATTCTTCAATAACGTTGGCTTACAAGACGCACCAAAGGAGCGAAGAGAACTTAAATCAGTGATGAAGAAGCGCATCTACAACACGGCACGAAAGAACCAAATGTTCAAGAAGAAGATTGGTGGCAGAAAGAAATCTATGAAAAAGAGTTACAAAAAGAAAAGCTGA
- the LOC134654971 gene encoding small ribosomal subunit protein uS9m — translation MSRIINYGIKHLCAATKGIHLHNRGPLVHNVSRSSSSTPPSTESIINNMTDWETLSKKKKISKAMKSYLERAQAHDEFMKRQEFEYKIGKRHLANMMGEDPETFSQKDVDRAIEYLFPSGIYDRAARPLMKPPEEVFPARKAAEFDEAGRPHHFLFYTGKPNYYKLLYDTVENIQDLYKFEDRVIRKQATPDPNGSMNLVSSVWVNKEQLEQMLVEGLSDLEYDNFLLAMERLVSIPNSYRHKEFIENYRKPLVSQKFALEIPKPAYDAEGKAFVTTYECLRKKSRGDVTIRSPGTGKITINGKDLTYFEDIQPREQVMFPLVFTGLQDRVDVECNVEGGGPSGQSGAIRWGIAWGLRSFVDKDMLEKMQVAGLLTRDHRRRERKKPGQPGARKKPTWKRR, via the coding sequence ATGCGCTGCTACTAAAGGAATTCATCTTCACAATCGAGGTCCACTTGTGCACAATGTAAGCCGAAGTAGCAGCAGTACTCCTCCAAGTACTGAatctattattaataatatgacCGATTGGGAAACTTTAAGTAAAAAGAAAAAGATAAGTAAAGCTATGAAATCTTATTTGGAGAGAGCTCAAGCACATGACGAGTTCATGAAAAGACAGGAGTTTGAGTATAAAATAGGCAAACGACATCTTGCTAATATGATGGGTGAAGACCCCGAAACTTTTTCTCAAAAAGATGTGGACCGAGCGATTGAGTATTTGTTCCCTAGTGGCATCTATGACCGAGCCGCTCGGCCTTTGATGAAGCCTCCGGAAGAAGTGTTCCCTGCACGAAAGGCTGCAGAGTTTGATGAAGCCGGCAGGCCGCaccactttttattttacactgGCAAGCCAAATTACTACAAGCTGCTGTATGATACTGTTGAGAACATACAAGACCTGTACAAGTTTGAGGATAGAGTGATCAGGAAACAAGCTACACCTGACCCTAATGGTTCCATGAACCTTGTCAGCAGTGTGTGGGTGAACAAGGAGCAACTGGAGCAGATGCTAGTTGAAGGACTCTCAGACCTTGAATATGACAATTTTCTGCTAGCTATGGAGAGGCTTGTTTCAATACCTAACTCATACAGACATAAAGAGTTCATTGAAAATTACCGTAAGCCGCTAGTGTCTCAGAAATTTGCCTTAGAGATCCCAAAACCTGCTTATGATGCTGAAGGCAAAGCCTTTGTCACAACGTATGAATGCTTAAGAAAAAAATCAAGAGGCGATGTGACTATAAGGTCACCAGGAACTGgcaaaattacaataaatggAAAAGATTTAACTTATTTTGAGGACATACAGCCTAGAGAACAAGTGATGTTTCCTTTAGTATTCACAGGGCTCCAGGACCGTGTAGATGTTGAATGTAATGTTGAGGGCGGGGGTCCTTCAGGCCAGTCGGGAGCAATCAGGTGGGGCATTGCATGGGGCCTCCGCAGCTTTGTGGACAAAGACATGCTGGAGAAAATGCAGGTGGCAGGTCTGCTGACGCGTGACCATCGCCGCCGCGAGCGCAAGAAGCCTGGACAGCCAGGAGCCAGGAAAAAGCCTACATGGAAGAGGCGTTAA